A single region of the Thermotoga profunda AZM34c06 genome encodes:
- the rpsB gene encoding 30S ribosomal protein S2 produces MPVITMKQLLEAGVHFGHRTRRWNPKMGPYIYGARKGIYIIDLQKTLKLVEEACEFVRSRASEGATMILVGTKKQAQHVVKEEAEKCGCFYVNNRWLGGLLTNFKTIKPRIDRLIELEQMEESGELAKLPKKEQSRLRKVLEKLRKNLGGLKGMDRPADIIYVIDPRKERIAVEEANSMGIPVIGIVDTNCDPEPVDYVIPANDDAIRSIKLITSKIAEAYLEGKEGISFAEEPAEKTAEQPESEDITKEEDSLDISDLFEEGEIEEEE; encoded by the coding sequence ATGCCGGTTATCACCATGAAACAACTACTCGAAGCTGGAGTCCATTTTGGCCATCGCACAAGAAGATGGAATCCGAAGATGGGCCCTTATATCTATGGGGCAAGGAAAGGTATTTACATCATCGACCTTCAAAAGACTCTGAAACTTGTTGAAGAAGCCTGTGAATTTGTCAGATCAAGAGCCAGCGAAGGAGCAACGATGATCCTTGTCGGTACCAAGAAACAAGCTCAACATGTGGTGAAAGAAGAAGCAGAAAAGTGTGGATGTTTTTATGTTAACAACCGTTGGCTTGGTGGACTTTTGACCAATTTCAAAACGATTAAGCCAAGAATCGACAGACTCATCGAACTTGAGCAGATGGAAGAGAGCGGTGAACTTGCCAAACTTCCCAAAAAAGAACAGAGTAGGTTGAGAAAAGTCCTTGAAAAATTGAGAAAGAACCTCGGTGGTTTGAAAGGTATGGACAGACCTGCCGATATAATCTACGTGATCGATCCAAGAAAAGAAAGAATAGCCGTTGAAGAAGCAAACTCTATGGGTATACCTGTCATAGGCATAGTAGATACAAATTGTGATCCAGAACCTGTTGATTATGTTATACCAGCTAACGATGATGCGATCAGATCAATAAAATTGATCACCTCTAAAATCGCCGAAGCTTACCTCGAAGGAAAAGAAGGCATTTCTTTTGCCGAGGAACCCGCTGAGAAAACCGCCGAACAGCCTGAATCTGAAGATATCACGAAGGAAGAAGATTCGCTCGATATATCAGATCTTTTTGAAGAAGGAGAAATTGAAGAGGAGGAATGA
- the miaB gene encoding tRNA (N6-isopentenyl adenosine(37)-C2)-methylthiotransferase MiaB, with protein MKVFFKTYGCQMNINDTEIMSGILLENGFDIVASLQEADVVILNTCVVRQKSQDKYHSELGQLLKFKKQGRLKIIGIAGCGSNLEAEKLLELGADFVIGSRSINEISNILNRAIHGEKIVFLTDTICSVNSDLPRLRSSKHHAWITIIHGCNRFCTYCVVPYTRGREKSRPMDDILREVKKLIQDGVKEITFLGQNVDAYGKDLKDGTNLARLIEQASEFENIKRIWFLTSYPTDITDELIETIAKNPKAAKSFHIPVQSGSNRILKLMNRRYTKEQYLDLVKKIRDKIKDVSISSDIIVGFPTETLEDHNETVEFVKNIEFERLNLAVYSPRDGTVASKYFKDDVDRKEKTRRLNELLELQKQINKRLNEKYLNQCVEVIVEGNTKDGLYYGRDIRNKIVIFSGQNLSLGDAVFVKISRTTAGPLYGEMQKKCGL; from the coding sequence ATGAAAGTATTCTTCAAAACATATGGTTGTCAAATGAATATCAACGACACTGAGATCATGTCAGGCATTTTGTTAGAAAATGGATTTGACATAGTCGCTTCTTTGCAAGAAGCCGATGTTGTTATACTCAACACCTGTGTTGTGCGACAAAAATCTCAGGATAAATATCATTCAGAACTCGGTCAACTTCTAAAATTCAAAAAACAAGGTCGATTGAAAATAATAGGCATAGCAGGATGCGGTTCAAATCTCGAAGCCGAAAAACTCTTAGAGTTAGGTGCAGATTTCGTAATCGGTTCAAGATCAATAAATGAAATATCAAACATTCTGAACAGGGCTATACATGGAGAAAAAATAGTTTTTCTTACAGATACAATTTGTTCGGTGAATTCAGACTTGCCAAGATTGAGATCTTCAAAACATCATGCTTGGATAACGATCATTCATGGATGTAATAGATTCTGTACCTATTGTGTCGTTCCTTATACAAGAGGACGAGAAAAAAGTAGACCCATGGATGATATATTGCGTGAAGTGAAGAAACTCATACAAGATGGTGTGAAAGAGATAACCTTTCTTGGTCAAAACGTAGATGCTTATGGAAAAGATCTAAAAGATGGTACAAATTTAGCGAGATTGATAGAACAAGCCAGTGAATTTGAGAACATAAAAAGGATCTGGTTTTTAACCTCTTACCCCACAGACATCACCGACGAACTCATAGAGACTATTGCAAAAAATCCAAAGGCAGCGAAATCATTTCATATACCTGTTCAATCTGGTAGTAATCGCATCTTGAAGCTAATGAATCGCAGATATACCAAAGAACAATACCTCGATTTAGTGAAGAAAATTCGAGACAAAATCAAAGATGTTTCCATCAGTAGTGACATAATAGTCGGTTTTCCAACGGAAACCTTAGAAGATCACAATGAAACAGTTGAGTTCGTTAAAAACATCGAATTCGAGCGCCTGAACCTCGCCGTGTATTCACCCCGCGACGGTACTGTTGCAAGCAAATATTTCAAAGACGACGTAGATAGAAAAGAGAAAACAAGAAGACTCAACGAATTACTCGAACTTCAAAAACAGATAAATAAGAGATTGAATGAAAAATATCTCAATCAGTGCGTTGAAGTCATTGTCGAAGGTAATACAAAAGATGGTCTTTATTACGGTAGAGATATCAGAAACAAGATAGTCATCTTTTCGGGGCAAAATCTTTCCTTAGGAGATGCAGTTTTTGTGAAAATCTCTCGGACTACGGCAGGGCCGTTGTATGGAGAAATGCAAAAAAAATGCGGGCTTTAA
- a CDS encoding TolB family protein, whose protein sequence is MKKIAFFLIIIPILVSASGRFNLIRTLWIDIAYQDNLERHATILYKKADEIYQRISREFGFTLDPRPIVYLIDKTDIANGYANPLNNVIVIYPNEIDPYVFTPNYEEWVTFCFTHELTHLFLTNSFSSYISFTSFFGHAVPAAIQSVLTPFYLHEGLAVYYETFISDSGRGKDRLFADYMEEAKKSDVGLRYASSLNTRRWLAGGPSYVQGFSLLNSIERKYDHEKVMELVRKFTQDPLAGFYRALKNANLQNDLEDWLAKPLQTQEDGRISEILLRASKLDINAWRIYYIAEKYNGEEAIYYYDTFAQEHVKLFDVNNIVSFSINRTRMIALARYVQEKDSTVSRLYLYSGTVKDLGIEKVVDLSWINDFELAMIRQDEDGKRFIDLYDLRDRRLKRIFGPDKSIVPLQITASDDRIVFTAKIDGQIDLFMIDKDRSIKRLTNDKYSKLSPKLLSNELYFCADYSGRFDLYLLDINNKQISKMNIEGSISGIVLNNLTYSFKVVPGGFGIFKQQSQPEVKMNFEIHGFELSTFESAKMNDVQSYYDSMKLRFVLPFPYLSFDSGRLDYGAGFATGFWDDLMDTYMIFGCVWSWENWIAQFMIKSQSDSSLTVQFDQKNNLFTLSTELDIPFYINKRLMDEKLNLILGMNLDQTLFLNPRVRVLYSLGKVGGKLHQVTFPDVALWSDVLPNVSVGFAKAFLFKDSIFRFYSQVRLTDFQYGADLIIPGPSVNFGSIDGFWAIDSVNFSPGFSVKIDNDKTVYDIRLKTTFNCHVIYQVPIPFSVTVGVREGKGYLNFSVEDVLSLFLN, encoded by the coding sequence ATGAAAAAAATCGCCTTTTTCCTCATCATAATTCCCATTTTAGTTTCAGCTTCCGGAAGATTCAATTTGATAAGAACCTTATGGATAGATATAGCATATCAGGATAATTTAGAAAGACACGCCACGATTCTCTATAAAAAGGCCGATGAAATATACCAGAGAATTTCAAGGGAATTTGGCTTTACTTTGGACCCCAGGCCCATCGTCTACTTGATCGACAAAACAGACATCGCAAACGGTTATGCAAATCCATTGAACAATGTCATCGTCATATATCCAAATGAAATCGATCCTTATGTTTTCACTCCTAATTATGAAGAATGGGTGACTTTTTGTTTCACACATGAATTGACTCATCTATTCCTTACAAATTCATTTTCATCCTATATTTCATTCACATCATTCTTTGGTCACGCAGTTCCAGCAGCGATCCAATCTGTTTTGACACCCTTTTATCTCCATGAGGGTCTTGCGGTTTATTATGAAACATTTATTTCAGATTCGGGTCGTGGTAAGGATAGACTCTTTGCGGATTATATGGAGGAGGCTAAAAAAAGTGACGTAGGTTTGAGATATGCATCTTCTTTGAACACTCGCAGATGGCTTGCCGGTGGACCATCCTATGTCCAAGGTTTTTCGCTGTTGAATTCCATAGAAAGAAAATATGACCACGAGAAGGTAATGGAGCTGGTGAGAAAGTTTACTCAAGATCCCTTGGCTGGTTTTTACAGAGCTTTGAAGAATGCCAATTTACAAAATGATCTCGAAGATTGGCTCGCAAAACCTTTGCAAACACAAGAGGATGGGAGAATTTCAGAAATACTACTACGTGCGAGCAAACTGGATATCAATGCTTGGAGAATCTATTACATTGCAGAAAAATACAACGGTGAGGAGGCAATCTATTACTACGACACCTTCGCACAGGAACATGTAAAGCTCTTCGATGTGAACAACATCGTTTCATTCTCTATTAACAGAACAAGGATGATAGCACTGGCAAGATATGTTCAAGAAAAAGATTCAACTGTATCTCGGTTATATCTTTACAGTGGAACGGTAAAAGATCTTGGTATCGAAAAAGTTGTCGATCTATCGTGGATTAATGATTTTGAACTTGCAATGATTAGGCAAGATGAAGATGGTAAAAGATTTATTGATCTTTATGATCTAAGAGACAGAAGATTAAAGAGAATCTTCGGACCAGATAAATCAATTGTTCCACTGCAAATAACAGCTTCTGATGACAGAATAGTTTTTACCGCAAAAATTGATGGACAGATAGATCTGTTCATGATCGACAAAGATAGATCGATCAAAAGGCTCACCAATGATAAATATTCAAAATTATCTCCAAAACTTCTTTCAAATGAACTGTACTTCTGCGCAGATTATTCCGGTAGATTTGACTTATACTTGCTGGACATCAACAACAAACAGATTTCAAAGATGAATATAGAAGGTTCAATCAGTGGAATTGTTCTAAACAACCTGACTTACTCATTTAAAGTCGTTCCAGGTGGATTTGGTATTTTCAAACAACAATCACAACCAGAGGTTAAAATGAATTTTGAGATTCATGGTTTTGAACTTTCCACCTTTGAGTCTGCAAAGATGAATGACGTACAAAGTTATTATGATTCGATGAAATTGAGATTTGTATTGCCCTTTCCATATCTATCATTCGACTCAGGAAGGCTGGACTATGGGGCAGGTTTTGCCACGGGATTTTGGGATGATTTGATGGACACATACATGATCTTTGGATGTGTGTGGTCTTGGGAGAATTGGATCGCCCAGTTCATGATAAAGTCACAATCTGATTCTTCATTAACTGTACAATTTGATCAAAAAAATAACCTCTTTACACTTTCAACAGAGCTTGACATACCATTCTACATAAACAAAAGGCTGATGGATGAAAAACTCAATTTGATCTTGGGCATGAATCTGGATCAGACATTGTTTTTAAACCCGCGGGTTAGGGTTTTATATTCGCTTGGGAAGGTAGGAGGCAAGTTACATCAAGTGACTTTCCCTGACGTTGCACTTTGGTCGGATGTTTTACCAAATGTCAGTGTTGGCTTTGCAAAGGCATTTTTGTTTAAGGACAGTATTTTCAGATTTTATAGCCAGGTGAGACTCACAGATTTTCAATATGGGGCTGATCTAATTATCCCGGGTCCTTCAGTCAATTTTGGCTCTATAGATGGTTTTTGGGCAATCGACAGTGTGAACTTCTCGCCGGGTTTCTCTGTAAAGATCGACAATGACAAGACTGTTTACGATATACGGCTCAAGACAACCTTCAACTGCCATGTGATTTACCAAGTTCCCATTCCATTCTCTGTCACGGTTGGTGTTAGAGAAGGCAAAGGTTATCTGAATTTTTCTGTAGAAGATGTGTTGAGCCTTTTCTTAAATTGA
- a CDS encoding cyclic 2,3-diphosphoglycerate synthase, with protein sequence MRRKVIIMGAAGRDFHNFNTYFRDNEDYEVVAFTATQIPDIEGRVYPPELAGKLYPKGIPIESESKLVELIKKHDVDEVVLAYSDLPHQYVMEKAAVVTSAGADFKLMGPRHTMIKSKKPVVAVCAIRTGCGKSQTTRRVLDILRSKGLKVVSIRHPMPYGNLVEQKVQRFATYEDLDKYKCTIEEREEYEPHIDRRSVIYAGVDYEAILRSAEAEDPDVILWDGGNNDFPFYKPDLMIVVTDPHRPGHEVTYYPGMTNLLMADVVVINKEETADPQGIETVRKNIEKWNPNAIVIDASSPIFVEDYSKIKGKRVLVVEDGPTLTHGEMKYGAGFVAAKKFGASQIIDPRPFAVGSIVETYKKYNHLDLILPAMGYGEKQIKELEKTINSSDAELVIIGTPIDLRRVMNLNKPAVRVKYELQEIGKPDLEDVLNNFVKKMEKNI encoded by the coding sequence GTGCGGAGAAAGGTTATCATCATGGGCGCAGCAGGAAGAGATTTTCACAATTTCAACACATATTTCAGAGACAACGAAGATTACGAAGTTGTAGCATTTACAGCTACTCAGATACCAGATATCGAGGGTAGAGTATACCCACCAGAACTGGCTGGAAAACTCTATCCAAAGGGAATACCAATTGAATCTGAATCAAAATTAGTCGAGCTCATCAAAAAACATGATGTAGATGAAGTGGTACTTGCCTATAGCGACCTACCACATCAATATGTCATGGAAAAGGCAGCTGTAGTGACCTCTGCTGGTGCAGACTTCAAACTCATGGGACCAAGGCATACAATGATTAAATCTAAAAAACCCGTTGTCGCAGTTTGTGCTATAAGGACAGGCTGTGGGAAGAGTCAGACTACACGAAGGGTTCTTGATATACTCAGATCAAAAGGATTGAAAGTTGTGTCTATAAGACACCCAATGCCTTATGGAAATCTTGTTGAGCAAAAAGTGCAAAGATTTGCTACATACGAAGATCTGGATAAGTATAAATGCACGATAGAAGAGAGAGAAGAATACGAACCACATATAGATAGAAGATCGGTTATCTATGCCGGCGTAGATTATGAGGCAATTCTGAGAAGCGCTGAGGCAGAAGATCCAGATGTGATTCTCTGGGATGGTGGAAACAACGATTTTCCATTCTACAAACCAGATCTCATGATTGTCGTTACAGACCCACACAGACCTGGACATGAAGTCACATACTATCCTGGAATGACTAATCTTTTGATGGCAGACGTTGTGGTGATAAACAAAGAAGAAACAGCAGATCCACAAGGAATAGAAACGGTTAGAAAAAATATCGAAAAATGGAATCCCAATGCAATTGTAATAGATGCAAGTTCGCCAATATTTGTGGAAGATTATTCAAAAATCAAAGGTAAAAGAGTACTCGTAGTTGAGGATGGTCCCACTCTAACGCATGGTGAGATGAAATACGGTGCCGGCTTTGTTGCAGCAAAGAAATTTGGAGCATCTCAAATCATAGACCCAAGGCCATTTGCAGTTGGATCAATTGTGGAGACATACAAAAAATACAACCATTTAGATTTGATCCTTCCAGCAATGGGATACGGTGAAAAACAAATCAAAGAACTTGAAAAAACGATAAACTCATCAGACGCCGAACTTGTCATTATAGGAACTCCGATAGATCTCAGAAGAGTCATGAATTTGAACAAACCAGCGGTGCGCGTAAAATATGAGCTGCAAGAAATAGGAAAACCAGATCTCGAAGATGTTCTGAATAATTTTGTCAAAAAGATGGAAAAGAATATTTGA
- a CDS encoding TetR/AcrR family transcriptional regulator, translating into MIAVTDRILEAAIEEFAQKGYQAASTNTITKSANVAKGLLFHYFKNKESLYISCYKRVLNWTQGEFEKFAERSKDYDFFEFLKEWSLRKISLATEKPIYAKFLLSVSTLPERLQKTVMIMIKESFSNSIHILYEKIKTVKLRENIDYEDAIVFVKAVFDGLGELYLNQYVDKTQQILENFDEIKIQTDKIIDMLKFGITER; encoded by the coding sequence ATGATAGCCGTGACTGATCGTATTTTAGAAGCTGCTATAGAAGAATTTGCGCAGAAGGGTTATCAAGCGGCTTCCACAAATACAATTACTAAAAGCGCAAATGTTGCTAAAGGTCTTTTATTCCACTATTTTAAGAACAAAGAAAGCCTTTATATTTCTTGCTACAAGCGTGTGTTGAATTGGACGCAAGGTGAATTTGAAAAGTTTGCCGAGAGATCGAAAGATTATGATTTTTTTGAGTTTCTCAAGGAGTGGAGTTTGAGAAAAATCTCGCTGGCCACAGAAAAACCTATTTATGCAAAATTTCTTTTATCGGTATCAACCCTGCCAGAAAGGCTCCAAAAAACTGTTATGATTATGATTAAAGAAAGCTTCTCGAATTCAATTCATATTTTGTATGAGAAGATAAAAACTGTGAAATTGCGTGAAAATATCGATTATGAAGACGCTATAGTCTTTGTAAAAGCGGTTTTTGATGGTCTTGGTGAACTCTACCTTAATCAATATGTCGACAAAACTCAACAGATACTTGAAAATTTTGATGAAATCAAGATCCAAACAGATAAAATAATCGACATGTTGAAATTTGGCATTACTGAGAGATGA
- a CDS encoding PulJ/GspJ family protein, with protein sequence MKGFTVIELVVVLILIFIVTGISVFIYNQITRNSEILIQKTNVQEQLAKIDSTLRREILKAGPTVDGLSVQSNLVTFVATVPFSKGVYGVYGSAAKLLYSLNFSNGVLVLNIQEIGGSYSKSMQIGQLDECAFSSPDTGIISYTLGKSIGTKSYKLHSCVVLSNIK encoded by the coding sequence ATGAAGGGCTTCACAGTGATTGAATTAGTAGTAGTTTTGATACTGATTTTCATAGTAACTGGGATATCGGTTTTTATCTATAACCAGATAACGAGAAATTCTGAAATTTTGATTCAAAAGACAAATGTTCAAGAACAACTCGCCAAAATAGATTCTACTCTTCGCAGGGAGATTCTAAAAGCTGGTCCGACAGTGGATGGTCTGAGTGTCCAGAGTAATTTGGTGACCTTCGTAGCAACGGTCCCATTCTCCAAGGGTGTTTACGGAGTCTATGGATCGGCAGCCAAATTACTTTACTCTTTAAACTTTTCAAATGGTGTTTTAGTTCTGAATATACAAGAAATTGGTGGATCCTACAGTAAATCCATGCAAATTGGTCAATTAGATGAGTGCGCCTTTTCGAGTCCTGATACAGGGATAATATCATACACACTCGGCAAGAGTATTGGCACTAAGAGTTACAAACTGCATTCTTGCGTTGTACTTTCTAACATCAAGTGA
- a CDS encoding ABC transporter ATP-binding protein has protein sequence MSVIKAENLTKYYGKHRGIIDVSFEVNEGEIFGFIGPNGAGKSTTIRIILGLIFPDSGYASVFGRDCITDGHNIRAQIGYVPGEVNYYSDITVEELLNYSATFYKKVDKTYIDELCQRFELDKRKKFRELSTGNKKKVAIVQSLLHKPKLLICDEPTNGLDPIMQNRLFELFEDLRRQGTTIFFSSHILNEVQRLCDRFAMIKDGRIIKIESIEKLRRKNYKVVRVQTSQREKIERLSNLTDITVEDSIVKFEYIGEINQLIKELSNIQIDNIWIEDPSIEDFFMSFYKEVGK, from the coding sequence ATGTCGGTCATAAAAGCAGAGAACTTAACCAAGTACTATGGCAAACACAGGGGCATAATCGATGTGAGTTTCGAGGTCAATGAAGGTGAGATCTTTGGTTTCATAGGTCCCAACGGTGCAGGGAAATCCACCACTATAAGGATAATCCTTGGCTTGATCTTCCCGGATTCTGGTTATGCGAGTGTATTTGGCAGAGACTGTATCACAGATGGTCATAATATAAGGGCCCAGATAGGCTATGTCCCAGGTGAGGTGAATTACTATTCTGATATAACGGTTGAAGAGCTTTTGAATTATTCTGCGACTTTTTATAAGAAAGTTGATAAAACTTATATAGATGAACTGTGTCAGAGATTTGAATTGGATAAAAGAAAGAAATTTCGCGAACTTTCAACGGGTAATAAGAAAAAAGTTGCCATAGTTCAATCACTTTTGCACAAACCAAAACTGCTCATTTGTGATGAACCGACAAATGGACTTGATCCTATAATGCAAAACAGGTTATTTGAACTTTTCGAAGATCTGAGAAGACAGGGTACTACGATCTTCTTTTCGTCTCACATATTAAATGAAGTTCAAAGACTTTGTGACAGATTCGCGATGATAAAAGACGGCAGAATAATCAAAATCGAGAGTATAGAAAAGTTAAGAAGAAAGAACTACAAAGTAGTTAGAGTTCAGACATCGCAAAGAGAAAAAATAGAGAGACTTTCAAATCTTACGGATATCACAGTTGAAGATTCAATTGTCAAGTTTGAGTACATTGGAGAAATAAACCAACTAATAAAGGAACTATCGAATATTCAAATAGATAATATCTGGATAGAGGATCCATCCATTGAGGACTTCTTCATGTCATTTTACAAGGAGGTGGGGAAATGA
- a CDS encoding ABC transporter permease subunit, translated as MNIYLWDIKRNLKSVVIWTVVLIAILFMYGAFYPSMAKDAELLSKVMKLMPKAFLRIFGLENFDFTNILNYLATISSIFVTLFGSIFASLLAIKMIAKEESDRTAEFLLSKPIKRSKILWQKILILLSSVLFLDATLCLFSLMIMEYFGSGTFDHKKFLVFWFSQFILHISIADLVFCVTTCLKRQDNSISLAIGIVFVLYILSMVSKLTDQARFLGYFTPFYYSDGIKVVKEGFIEPIFLLLYLLINSAAILISFLIYSKKDIYL; from the coding sequence ATGAACATTTATTTGTGGGATATAAAGAGAAACCTCAAATCTGTGGTGATCTGGACTGTGGTGTTGATTGCAATACTTTTCATGTATGGTGCCTTTTATCCTTCGATGGCAAAAGATGCCGAACTACTTTCCAAGGTAATGAAACTGATGCCAAAGGCATTTTTGAGGATCTTTGGACTGGAAAATTTTGACTTTACCAATATTCTGAACTATCTTGCGACTATCTCAAGTATCTTTGTAACCTTATTTGGAAGCATCTTTGCTTCATTACTTGCGATAAAAATGATTGCAAAGGAAGAAAGCGATAGAACAGCGGAGTTTCTGCTTTCAAAACCCATCAAGAGATCCAAAATCCTCTGGCAAAAAATCCTCATATTGTTATCATCTGTACTGTTTTTAGATGCCACTCTGTGTCTTTTTTCTTTGATGATAATGGAATATTTTGGGTCTGGAACTTTTGATCACAAAAAATTCTTGGTTTTCTGGTTTTCCCAGTTTATTCTGCACATTAGCATAGCAGATCTTGTTTTTTGTGTGACCACTTGCCTTAAAAGGCAAGATAACTCGATCTCTCTGGCTATAGGTATCGTTTTTGTTCTGTACATTCTCTCGATGGTCAGTAAACTCACAGATCAAGCGAGATTCTTGGGTTATTTCACGCCGTTTTATTATTCAGATGGCATCAAAGTTGTGAAAGAAGGTTTTATTGAACCGATCTTCTTGCTTTTATATCTTCTGATAAACAGCGCTGCTATACTGATATCTTTTTTGATTTATTCAAAGAAGGATATATATTTGTGA
- the udk gene encoding uridine kinase encodes MLLIGIGGGTGSGKTTVARKIIQKVGVDRCALLPMDNYYKDMGHLPFEERRKINYDHPDVIEYELLKNHLELLIEGTPVEIPTYDFATYVRKPETVYFPPKSVVIVEGIFALYYDQIYRLYGLSVYVDAESDIRFIRRLRRDVRERGRTMESVIDQYLQTVKPMHDAYVEPTKRKADIIVPKGGHNDKAIEVVVNYIFKKLECS; translated from the coding sequence TTGCTCCTAATTGGCATAGGCGGGGGAACGGGTTCTGGTAAGACAACGGTTGCCCGTAAGATTATACAAAAAGTTGGTGTAGATAGATGTGCTCTTCTACCAATGGACAATTATTACAAAGACATGGGACATCTTCCGTTCGAAGAAAGGAGAAAAATCAACTACGATCATCCTGATGTGATAGAATATGAGCTTTTGAAAAACCACCTTGAATTGTTAATAGAAGGTACTCCTGTCGAGATCCCAACATATGATTTTGCAACTTATGTTAGAAAGCCTGAAACAGTTTATTTTCCTCCTAAGAGTGTGGTTATTGTGGAAGGGATCTTTGCCTTGTATTATGACCAGATATACAGATTGTATGGACTATCGGTTTATGTTGATGCCGAGAGCGATATAAGGTTCATTCGTAGACTCAGAAGAGACGTTCGTGAAAGAGGAAGGACAATGGAGTCTGTTATAGATCAGTATCTACAAACTGTAAAGCCAATGCACGACGCGTATGTTGAACCCACAAAGAGAAAAGCAGATATAATAGTGCCTAAGGGTGGGCACAACGACAAAGCGATCGAAGTGGTTGTGAATTACATTTTCAAAAAATTGGAGTGTTCTTGA